One window from the genome of Spirosoma rhododendri encodes:
- a CDS encoding ABC transporter ATP-binding protein, giving the protein MKIYRRLLVYAQPYGRFLVPFVLFTLISVVFNVFQFALIIPLLNFLFNPVSTADATRYAQTPTFSLSPDYFKDTFYHLIYQAKTTNPLYVLYFIAGMIVVAVIMTNLFRFMAQQTLLRARTLLVKRLREALFEKINHLHLGYFTKERKGDLLSRLNGDVYAIESVASSSVEVVFKEPFMLISYFVALFAISFKLTLFTLVIIPISAVGISAVTKKLKKEAQDVQSSMGRMLTLMDETLMGMRILRAFNATPFVLDRFAVENDFYRRVSLDSFKRRELAPAFSEASGVFVVACILVFGGSLVLSSQSDLQASSFIAFIAIFSQVIRPAKAIVVAITNIQQGQAAGERVVELLDKPVEIQDKPNARPMPPFAREIVFDNVSFQYGDKPVLKNISFTIGKGKKIALVGPSGVGKSTIADLIPRFYETDQGRVSIDGVDVQDYTMESLRAQMSFVTQEIILFNDTIFNNIALGKPDAKLEDVIAAAKIANAHQFIMDTEDGYNTTIGDRGIRLSGGQRQRLSIARAVFKKPSILILDEATSALDLESEKSVQDALDNLMEGRTTLVIAHRLSTIREADEILIMEKGEIIERGNHNELINQENSIYRRLNTMHEVLQ; this is encoded by the coding sequence ATGAAGATTTATAGACGGCTGCTGGTGTATGCCCAGCCCTACGGACGATTTTTGGTACCCTTCGTCCTGTTTACCTTGATTAGTGTGGTGTTCAACGTATTTCAGTTCGCGTTGATTATTCCCCTGCTCAACTTTCTGTTCAACCCCGTCAGCACGGCCGATGCGACCCGCTATGCACAGACGCCCACGTTTAGCCTGTCGCCCGATTATTTCAAGGACACGTTCTACCACCTGATCTACCAGGCCAAAACCACCAACCCGCTCTACGTGCTGTATTTCATTGCAGGCATGATCGTGGTGGCCGTTATCATGACCAACCTGTTCCGGTTTATGGCTCAGCAAACGCTGCTCCGTGCCCGTACGTTATTGGTAAAACGGTTGCGCGAAGCGTTGTTTGAGAAGATCAATCACCTGCACCTGGGTTACTTCACCAAAGAGCGTAAAGGTGATCTACTATCGCGGCTCAACGGCGACGTGTATGCCATCGAAAGTGTCGCAAGCAGTTCGGTCGAAGTGGTGTTCAAAGAGCCGTTTATGCTCATTAGCTACTTCGTGGCCCTATTTGCCATCTCGTTTAAGCTGACACTGTTTACGCTGGTCATCATCCCGATTTCGGCGGTCGGTATTTCGGCCGTGACCAAAAAACTCAAGAAAGAAGCGCAGGACGTGCAGTCGTCGATGGGCCGGATGCTGACGCTGATGGACGAAACGCTGATGGGAATGCGGATTCTGCGGGCATTCAACGCAACACCCTTCGTGCTGGATCGCTTCGCCGTCGAAAACGATTTCTACCGCCGGGTAAGCCTCGACAGTTTCAAACGACGCGAACTGGCACCCGCTTTTTCCGAAGCATCAGGCGTATTCGTCGTAGCCTGTATTCTGGTGTTTGGCGGCAGTCTGGTGCTCAGCAGTCAGAGCGATTTACAGGCGAGTTCGTTCATTGCGTTCATCGCCATTTTTTCGCAGGTGATCCGTCCGGCCAAAGCCATTGTGGTTGCCATTACCAACATTCAGCAAGGGCAGGCAGCCGGGGAACGCGTCGTAGAACTGCTCGACAAACCGGTCGAGATTCAGGACAAACCCAACGCCCGGCCGATGCCGCCATTCGCCCGCGAGATTGTATTCGACAACGTCAGTTTCCAGTACGGCGACAAGCCCGTGTTGAAAAATATCAGCTTCACCATCGGCAAGGGCAAGAAGATAGCCCTCGTTGGTCCGTCAGGCGTAGGCAAGTCTACGATTGCCGATCTGATTCCCCGCTTTTACGAAACGGATCAGGGCCGTGTCAGTATCGACGGCGTCGATGTGCAGGACTACACGATGGAGTCGTTGCGGGCGCAGATGAGCTTTGTCACGCAGGAAATTATCCTGTTCAACGACACGATTTTCAACAACATCGCCCTCGGCAAACCCGACGCGAAGCTGGAAGACGTGATCGCAGCGGCCAAAATCGCCAACGCGCATCAGTTCATCATGGACACCGAAGACGGTTATAACACAACCATCGGCGACCGGGGTATCCGGCTCAGTGGCGGGCAGCGGCAGCGGCTCAGCATCGCGCGGGCCGTGTTCAAAAAACCGTCGATTCTGATTCTGGACGAAGCCACCTCGGCACTGGACCTCGAATCGGAAAAGTCGGTGCAGGACGCCCTCGACAACCTGATGGAAGGCCGCACGACGCTCGTTATCGCCCACCGCCTGAGCACGATCCGCGAAGCCGACGAGATCCTGATTATGGAAAAAGGCGAGATCATCGAGCGCGGCAACCACAACGAACTCATCAATCAGGAAAACAGCATCTACCGCCGACTCAACACCATGCACGAGGTGTTGCAGTAA
- a CDS encoding glycosyltransferase family 4 protein: MKKIAFIVQRYGVEVNGGAEYHCRILAERLTDTYEVDVLTSCAIEYQKWSNWYPAETVMIHGVRVRRFATAYERQSKLSGQTEHQLRKLMAMDKRGAWGWLKKKYYSLKGPAVDECLRMWPRYQGPYTPELIEYLRQNHQQYDALIFFTYLYYPTIEGLTVAPHKSILIPTAHDEKPIYLPIFPAVFHRPRAILYNTVAEQRFVNQLFANQDIHSDVVGVGIEPPHAVSEKTAAELIGTDADYLLYVGRIDKAKGCDVMIDQFLRYKKKHPAPLKLVLVGQSFMDIPGHPDIIPAGFVDEDVKARLLLGAKAMLMPSPYESLSMVTLESMSVGVPVIANANCEILLDHIEASHAGYAYRDYAEFETAIDNILTQDISQMAENGKRYVQQNYTWQAVLEKFDKAVDYVSTAATAPAKRSKSRGRQV; the protein is encoded by the coding sequence ATGAAAAAGATTGCTTTTATCGTGCAGCGCTACGGCGTTGAGGTGAATGGTGGGGCGGAATACCACTGCCGTATCCTGGCCGAACGGCTAACAGATACCTATGAGGTCGATGTGCTGACGAGTTGTGCCATCGAGTACCAGAAGTGGTCTAACTGGTATCCGGCCGAAACGGTGATGATTCACGGCGTTCGCGTCAGGCGCTTTGCCACGGCCTACGAGCGGCAGTCAAAATTGTCTGGACAAACCGAGCATCAGCTGCGTAAACTGATGGCTATGGACAAGCGGGGTGCCTGGGGGTGGTTGAAGAAAAAGTACTATTCGCTGAAAGGACCGGCGGTCGACGAGTGCCTTCGCATGTGGCCCCGTTATCAGGGACCATACACGCCCGAGCTGATTGAGTATCTCCGCCAGAACCATCAGCAGTATGATGCACTGATCTTCTTCACGTACCTCTACTATCCCACGATAGAGGGTCTGACGGTCGCTCCGCATAAGTCAATTCTCATTCCGACCGCGCACGATGAGAAACCGATCTACCTGCCCATATTCCCGGCGGTTTTTCACCGGCCACGGGCTATCTTGTACAATACTGTCGCCGAGCAGCGGTTTGTTAATCAGCTCTTTGCCAATCAGGATATCCACAGCGACGTTGTGGGAGTCGGTATTGAGCCGCCCCATGCCGTGTCGGAGAAAACAGCGGCTGAACTGATCGGTACCGATGCTGATTACCTGCTGTACGTCGGCCGGATTGATAAGGCGAAGGGCTGCGATGTGATGATCGATCAGTTTTTACGCTACAAAAAGAAGCATCCGGCTCCGCTGAAACTGGTACTCGTCGGGCAGTCGTTTATGGATATCCCCGGCCACCCCGATATCATCCCGGCCGGGTTTGTCGATGAGGACGTAAAGGCCCGGCTGCTACTGGGTGCGAAAGCCATGTTGATGCCGTCGCCCTACGAAAGTCTGTCGATGGTGACGCTGGAGAGTATGTCGGTTGGCGTCCCGGTGATTGCCAACGCCAACTGCGAAATTCTGCTCGACCACATCGAAGCGAGTCATGCCGGGTACGCGTACCGCGACTATGCCGAGTTTGAAACGGCCATCGATAACATCCTGACGCAGGATATCAGCCAGATGGCCGAAAACGGAAAACGGTATGTGCAGCAGAATTACACCTGGCAAGCCGTTCTCGAAAAATTCGACAAAGCGGTTGATTATGTGAGTACAGCCGCGACCGCACCAGCGAAACGCTCCAAGTCCAGAGGCCGGCAAGTGTAG
- a CDS encoding NAD(P)H-quinone oxidoreductase, translated as MQAIVITRPGDSAVLEVREQAKPEPGYRQVLVRVAAAGLNRSDIMQRQGGYGTDPSGQVPGLEMAGTVEQCGPGANRWRAGDAVCALLPGGGYAEYVAVDERHCLPVPDGMSMTDAASLPETVLTVWSNVFQQVRLRAGEHFLVHGGSSGIGITAIQLAAAFGAKAFATVGNDEKKTFCERLGAERVVNYKTEDFEDALKPYGLDVILDMVGGDYTEKNIRLLRTDGRLTFINAMKGPESTINIRELMSKRIVLTGSMLKPRTDEQKSALVADVLANVWPLVSAGRVKPVVYRTFPLAEAAQAQQLMESSDHIGKIILTVGPHQ; from the coding sequence ATGCAAGCTATCGTTATTACCCGCCCCGGCGATTCCGCCGTTCTGGAGGTACGGGAACAAGCCAAACCCGAACCCGGCTACCGACAGGTGCTGGTGCGCGTTGCGGCAGCCGGACTAAACCGCAGTGATATCATGCAGCGGCAGGGCGGGTACGGTACCGACCCGTCGGGGCAGGTGCCGGGGCTGGAAATGGCCGGAACCGTCGAGCAATGTGGGCCTGGAGCGAATCGGTGGCGGGCTGGCGACGCCGTTTGTGCGCTGCTGCCCGGTGGGGGCTACGCCGAATACGTTGCTGTCGATGAGCGGCACTGCCTGCCCGTTCCGGATGGTATGTCGATGACCGACGCGGCCTCGCTGCCCGAAACGGTATTGACTGTCTGGTCGAACGTGTTTCAGCAGGTCCGGCTGCGGGCGGGCGAGCATTTCCTGGTACACGGGGGTAGTAGTGGTATCGGTATCACGGCGATTCAGCTTGCTGCTGCTTTTGGCGCGAAGGCGTTTGCTACGGTGGGTAACGACGAGAAGAAAACGTTTTGCGAACGGCTGGGTGCCGAGCGGGTTGTCAACTACAAAACCGAGGATTTTGAGGACGCGCTGAAACCGTATGGGCTGGATGTAATTCTGGACATGGTCGGCGGTGATTATACCGAAAAGAATATCCGGCTACTGCGCACCGATGGGCGGCTGACCTTTATCAACGCGATGAAAGGGCCGGAGAGCACAATCAATATCCGCGAGCTGATGAGCAAGCGCATCGTGCTGACGGGTAGCATGCTCAAACCCCGCACCGACGAGCAAAAATCCGCGCTCGTTGCCGACGTGCTGGCGAATGTCTGGCCGCTGGTAAGTGCCGGGCGGGTAAAGCCGGTCGTGTACCGCACGTTCCCACTGGCCGAAGCGGCTCAGGCGCAGCAACTGATGGAAAGCAGCGACCACATCGGCAAGATTATACTGACTGTCGGGCCGCACCAGTGA
- a CDS encoding SDR family oxidoreductase → MAESIKTALVTGGSKGIGYGVAETLIHQGIRVAITSRSQESADEAAASLNKIKEGYALGLQADVRDLASQQKAVETLLDKWGQLDYVIANAGVGHFAPVQELTPEQWQETIDINLTGVFYTTKATVAELAKTEGYFITIASLAGANFFEKGSAYNASKFGLVGFTQAIMLDLRKDGIKVSTIMPGSVATYFDGNEPSDKDAWKIQPEDIGQIVADLIKMPARTLPSKVEVRPSRPGK, encoded by the coding sequence ATGGCAGAGTCTATTAAAACGGCCCTCGTAACCGGCGGGTCGAAAGGAATCGGGTACGGCGTCGCCGAAACGCTTATACATCAAGGCATTCGGGTGGCCATCACCAGCCGGTCGCAGGAGAGTGCTGACGAAGCAGCCGCGTCGCTCAACAAAATCAAGGAAGGCTACGCGCTGGGACTACAGGCCGATGTGCGTGATCTGGCATCGCAGCAAAAAGCCGTCGAGACGCTGCTCGACAAATGGGGGCAGCTCGATTATGTAATTGCCAACGCGGGGGTAGGTCATTTCGCACCGGTGCAGGAGTTGACGCCGGAGCAATGGCAGGAAACCATCGACATCAACCTGACGGGTGTGTTCTACACGACGAAAGCGACGGTAGCGGAACTGGCGAAAACGGAAGGCTATTTCATCACGATTGCCAGCCTGGCCGGAGCCAACTTCTTCGAGAAAGGATCGGCGTACAACGCCAGCAAGTTCGGCCTGGTGGGCTTCACGCAGGCGATCATGCTCGACCTCCGCAAAGACGGCATCAAGGTGTCTACGATTATGCCCGGTTCGGTCGCGACGTATTTCGACGGCAACGAACCCAGCGATAAGGATGCGTGGAAAATTCAGCCGGAAGACATCGGTCAGATCGTCGCCGACCTGATCAAGATGCCCGCCCGCACACTCCCCAGCAAAGTCGAAGTGCGCCCCTCCCGGCCGGGCAAATAG
- the guaA gene encoding glutamine-hydrolyzing GMP synthase produces the protein MATEQILILDFGSQYTQLIARRVRELNVYCEIHPYNNIPVISPDVKGVILSGSPSSVREDGAPNMHLAAFRQKLPLLGVCYGAQLLAHTSGGEVQPSSIREYGRAKLGTVDAGSPLMRGIDQHSQVWMSHGDTITSIPESFHIIASTDSVRVAAFQVEGEETYGIQFHPEVTHSLQGKELLKNFVVDICGCSQDWDPESFVESTVAQLQEKLGDDKVVLGLSGGVDSSVAAMLIHRAIGKNLYCVFVDNGLLRKDEFEDVLASYESLGLNVKGVDSKEQFYTALAGLTDPEAKRKAIGKTFIDVFDHEAHQIEGVAWLGQGTIYPDVIESVSVKGPSATIKSHHNVGGLPDFMKLKVVEPLNTLFKDEVRAVGRTLGLPEAILGRHPFPGPGLAIRILGDVTPEKVDILQQVDALFINGLNRDGLYDKVWQAGAMLLPVQSVGVMGDERTYERVVALRAVTSVDGMTADWAHLPYEFLANVSNDIINRVKGVNRVVYDISSKPPATIEWE, from the coding sequence ATGGCCACCGAACAGATTTTGATTCTGGATTTCGGTTCGCAATACACCCAACTCATTGCCCGCCGGGTGCGCGAACTCAATGTTTACTGCGAAATCCATCCCTACAACAACATCCCGGTTATCTCGCCTGACGTTAAAGGTGTAATCCTGTCGGGCAGCCCGTCGTCCGTGCGGGAAGATGGCGCTCCCAACATGCATTTGGCCGCATTCCGGCAAAAGTTACCGCTGCTGGGTGTGTGCTACGGAGCCCAGCTGCTGGCCCACACCAGCGGGGGCGAAGTGCAGCCGTCGTCGATTCGTGAGTACGGCCGCGCCAAACTCGGCACCGTCGACGCCGGTAGCCCGCTGATGCGCGGTATCGATCAGCATTCGCAGGTCTGGATGTCGCACGGCGACACGATCACCAGCATTCCCGAGTCGTTTCATATCATTGCCTCGACGGATTCCGTACGCGTAGCGGCCTTTCAGGTTGAGGGCGAAGAGACGTACGGTATTCAGTTTCACCCCGAAGTGACGCACTCGCTACAGGGTAAAGAACTGCTGAAAAACTTCGTAGTCGACATCTGCGGCTGCTCGCAGGACTGGGACCCGGAATCGTTCGTGGAATCGACGGTGGCGCAGTTGCAGGAAAAGCTCGGCGACGATAAAGTGGTACTTGGCCTATCGGGCGGGGTCGACTCGTCGGTAGCGGCCATGCTCATTCACCGGGCGATCGGCAAGAACCTGTACTGCGTATTTGTCGATAACGGGCTGCTGCGCAAAGACGAGTTTGAAGACGTACTGGCCTCCTACGAGTCGCTGGGCCTGAACGTGAAAGGTGTCGATTCGAAAGAGCAGTTCTACACCGCACTGGCTGGTCTGACCGACCCCGAAGCCAAACGCAAAGCCATCGGCAAAACATTCATCGACGTCTTCGACCACGAAGCGCATCAGATCGAGGGTGTGGCGTGGCTGGGGCAGGGTACGATCTACCCCGACGTGATCGAGTCGGTATCGGTGAAAGGGCCGTCGGCAACGATCAAATCGCACCATAACGTGGGTGGTCTGCCCGACTTCATGAAGCTGAAAGTCGTGGAGCCGCTCAATACCCTGTTCAAAGACGAAGTGCGGGCTGTGGGTCGCACATTGGGTCTGCCCGAAGCAATTCTGGGCCGTCACCCGTTCCCCGGTCCCGGTCTGGCGATTCGGATTCTGGGCGACGTCACTCCCGAAAAAGTCGACATTCTCCAGCAGGTCGACGCGCTGTTCATCAACGGGTTGAATCGCGACGGGCTGTACGATAAAGTGTGGCAGGCGGGTGCTATGCTGCTGCCGGTACAATCGGTGGGCGTGATGGGCGATGAGCGGACTTACGAACGCGTTGTCGCGCTCCGCGCCGTTACGAGTGTCGACGGAATGACCGCCGACTGGGCGCACCTGCCCTACGAGTTTCTGGCTAATGTGTCCAACGACATCATCAACCGCGTCAAAGGCGTCAACCGCGTCGTCTACGACATCTCCTCGAAGCCCCCGGCGACGATTGAGTGGGAATAG
- a CDS encoding sialate O-acetylesterase, protein MKALLRSIYFIALLAPHWSNGQNVTLTNWPARLQLYVRDPVTSRCGVSISGRVTDPTAATLSVVTLRDQKPVGYTRLTTDSAGLFRFTPSIKAESHLYSFQLFRYRAPGDSAWVATRDSIVCGDAYLIMGQSNAVGRFDNNPYGSPFCRSFGVNSGNSAYNPADTAWCLTNTSEGFNSLWGVELQRYIYQKDSIPTAVINGAVGSTDIATHLIRIGTEPDNLSTLYGRLLYRTRRAGLANQPLVMIWRQGEAEAANNSGDSYAAQYARLYSNWKQDYPKLRRVYMAQLNILTNASATQAGTLRDFQRQITSVYPDHVPIATVGLPGYQGLHYDEPGYRQFGQELYRIIARDLYKSTDTSNVGSPNLRKLFYSKPDYTEITMEFEPGQQMKWPADSVIANPKTGRTYTQRMTDFVYTNYPTGESGLVQSVSAVGNKLVLTLARSTTAQTLTYLPSSYQDNQLGYYAGPTIRNQRGMRALTFQSVPIAAPLPIANDLRAIPLDTVAIQLNWNQPATGVDSWGVERADSSGKFSQIATLSNSVSTYRDRRKSSNTDSLRIGTIYQYRIRAISQKAEASYSPVVTASLQYVLYIPTGPELPGKSNPGGIYNSSLVYPNPASDQVYARLPLDWNGDPVTLTLTNMAGVTVLQQNRAVSSGASVLPFSVAALPVGTYVLTLAYRGGGIQCRLVVSR, encoded by the coding sequence TTGAAAGCTTTACTGCGTAGTATTTACTTCATTGCTTTACTCGCACCACACTGGAGTAATGGACAAAACGTAACATTAACCAACTGGCCTGCCCGGTTGCAGCTTTATGTGCGCGACCCGGTAACCAGCCGGTGCGGAGTGTCTATCAGTGGGCGCGTTACCGACCCCACGGCGGCAACGCTGTCGGTCGTGACCCTGCGCGACCAGAAACCAGTTGGCTATACTCGCCTAACTACCGACTCGGCTGGCTTGTTTCGCTTCACGCCTTCCATCAAAGCAGAATCACACCTGTACAGTTTTCAGTTGTTTCGGTATCGTGCGCCCGGCGATTCAGCCTGGGTGGCCACCCGCGACAGCATCGTCTGTGGCGACGCGTACCTGATCATGGGGCAGTCGAATGCAGTCGGTCGCTTCGATAACAACCCGTATGGCAGCCCGTTTTGTCGGTCGTTCGGCGTCAACAGCGGTAACTCAGCGTACAACCCTGCCGATACGGCCTGGTGCCTGACCAATACGTCGGAAGGATTCAATAGTCTCTGGGGCGTTGAACTGCAACGGTATATCTACCAGAAAGACAGTATCCCGACCGCTGTGATCAACGGGGCCGTTGGCTCAACGGACATCGCTACGCACCTGATCCGGATCGGTACGGAGCCCGACAATCTGTCGACGCTTTACGGGCGGCTGCTGTACCGGACGCGTCGGGCGGGTCTGGCCAATCAGCCACTGGTGATGATCTGGCGGCAGGGGGAAGCGGAAGCCGCCAACAATTCCGGCGATAGCTACGCTGCTCAGTACGCTCGGCTTTATAGCAACTGGAAGCAGGATTACCCCAAACTTCGGCGGGTATACATGGCGCAGCTGAATATCCTGACGAATGCCTCGGCGACGCAGGCCGGTACCCTTCGTGATTTTCAACGGCAGATTACCAGCGTGTACCCCGACCATGTACCCATCGCGACGGTTGGCCTGCCCGGCTATCAGGGCCTGCATTACGACGAGCCCGGTTACCGGCAGTTTGGTCAGGAATTGTACCGCATCATTGCCCGCGACCTGTACAAAAGCACCGACACCAGTAATGTTGGGTCGCCGAACCTGCGCAAGCTCTTCTACAGCAAGCCCGACTACACCGAAATTACGATGGAGTTTGAGCCGGGGCAGCAGATGAAATGGCCTGCTGATTCGGTTATTGCCAACCCGAAAACGGGCCGGACCTACACGCAACGCATGACCGACTTTGTCTACACTAATTACCCCACCGGCGAGTCGGGGCTGGTGCAGTCGGTGTCGGCGGTGGGTAACAAGCTTGTGCTGACGCTGGCCCGCTCGACGACGGCCCAGACACTGACGTATCTGCCATCGTCGTACCAGGATAATCAGCTGGGTTATTACGCTGGGCCAACTATCCGGAATCAACGGGGAATGCGCGCGCTGACGTTTCAGTCGGTGCCGATCGCGGCTCCACTGCCCATTGCCAACGACCTGCGGGCCATTCCGCTCGATACAGTAGCCATTCAACTCAACTGGAACCAGCCTGCTACGGGTGTTGATTCCTGGGGTGTCGAACGGGCCGATAGCAGCGGAAAATTCAGCCAGATTGCCACGCTGAGCAACTCGGTCAGCACCTACAGAGATCGCCGGAAGTCGAGCAACACGGACTCGTTACGCATTGGCACAATCTACCAGTATCGGATTCGGGCCATTAGCCAGAAAGCGGAAGCCAGCTATTCGCCGGTCGTAACGGCGTCGCTCCAGTATGTACTCTACATACCGACGGGGCCGGAACTGCCGGGGAAAAGTAATCCCGGTGGTATCTATAACTCGTCGCTCGTGTACCCCAACCCGGCCTCCGATCAGGTGTACGCCCGGTTGCCGCTTGACTGGAACGGCGACCCCGTTACGCTGACGCTGACAAATATGGCCGGGGTAACCGTGCTACAGCAGAATCGGGCCGTCAGTTCGGGGGCATCGGTGTTGCCATTTTCCGTTGCTGCTCTGCCCGTCGGCACATACGTACTGACGCTGGCTTACAGGGGGGGCGGTATCCAGTGTCGGCTGGTAGTCAGTCGTTAG
- a CDS encoding DUF1343 domain-containing protein yields the protein MPLPIVCRLLFVSLVSLSIACQGQSTQKTASASAARPVVSPGAEQTALYLPALKGKRVGMVVNHTSRIGKTHLVDSLLALGVAVKTIFAPEHGFRGEATDGEKISNGRDPKTGVMIASLYGANRKPSAAQMDSLDVVLFDIQDVGCRFYTYISTMHYVMEACAEAGKPFIVLDRPNPNGHYVDGPVLNPKFKSFVGMHPIPVVYGLTEGELAGMINGEGWLGPGKTCQLTVIPVKNYTHQTPYVLPLRPSPNLPNQQAVLLYPSLCFFEGTVVSVGRGTDKQFQVIGSPVTKYGPYEFTPVDKPGAMNPPQEGKLCYGLDLTQAPISKTGLMLDYLFDFYKRATDKPTFFLAGGASTG from the coding sequence ATGCCGCTGCCTATCGTCTGCCGATTGCTTTTCGTATCGCTGGTTAGCCTGTCGATTGCCTGCCAGGGTCAGTCCACTCAGAAAACGGCTTCGGCCAGTGCGGCCCGCCCGGTTGTCAGTCCCGGTGCGGAGCAGACCGCGCTGTACCTGCCCGCCCTGAAAGGCAAACGGGTAGGGATGGTGGTCAATCACACGTCACGAATTGGTAAAACGCACCTGGTCGACAGTTTGCTGGCGCTGGGCGTTGCGGTGAAAACAATCTTTGCCCCCGAGCACGGCTTTCGCGGTGAAGCGACCGACGGGGAAAAAATCAGCAACGGCCGTGACCCCAAAACGGGTGTGATGATCGCGTCGCTGTACGGAGCCAACCGCAAGCCGTCGGCCGCGCAGATGGATTCGCTCGATGTGGTGCTGTTCGACATTCAGGACGTGGGTTGCCGGTTCTACACATACATCAGCACCATGCACTACGTGATGGAAGCCTGCGCCGAAGCTGGTAAGCCATTCATCGTGCTCGACCGACCCAACCCCAACGGGCACTATGTCGATGGGCCGGTGCTGAATCCCAAATTCAAATCGTTCGTCGGTATGCACCCCATCCCGGTCGTCTACGGGCTGACGGAGGGCGAACTGGCGGGAATGATCAATGGCGAAGGCTGGCTCGGCCCCGGCAAAACCTGCCAGCTGACAGTGATTCCGGTCAAAAACTACACGCACCAGACCCCCTACGTGTTACCGCTGCGACCATCGCCGAACCTGCCCAATCAGCAGGCGGTGCTACTATACCCGTCGCTTTGCTTTTTCGAAGGTACCGTCGTCAGTGTCGGGCGCGGTACGGACAAACAGTTTCAGGTGATCGGATCGCCCGTTACGAAGTACGGCCCCTACGAATTTACCCCCGTTGACAAGCCCGGTGCGATGAACCCACCGCAGGAAGGCAAGCTGTGCTATGGCCTCGACCTGACGCAGGCACCCATCTCGAAAACGGGCCTGATGCTCGACTACCTGTTTGATTTTTACAAACGCGCTACCGACAAGCCGACGTTCTTTCTGGCGGGGGGGGCTTCGACCGGCTAG
- a CDS encoding DUF3823 domain-containing protein, with translation MVYQNQPVGVRTNGVQLELWQRGYQLFSKIPVFINQDGSFSASLFDGDYKLVRLRGNGPWADNTDTINVQVRGTTQIDVPVQPYFTISAPTFQRSGTNLTSSAQINQVVSGRTVEQVTLYVGTTQFVDATNNAGSASLSGTAVADLSKPLSLTLATPAAVKGTAYVRLGVKTAGVAELLYTPVQQVTL, from the coding sequence GTGGTTTATCAGAATCAGCCGGTGGGAGTCCGCACCAACGGCGTACAGCTCGAACTCTGGCAGCGGGGCTACCAGCTGTTCTCGAAGATTCCGGTTTTTATCAATCAGGACGGCTCTTTTTCGGCCTCGCTCTTCGATGGCGATTACAAGCTGGTGCGGCTGCGCGGCAACGGCCCCTGGGCCGACAATACCGATACGATCAACGTGCAGGTGCGCGGCACGACGCAGATCGACGTGCCGGTACAGCCGTACTTTACCATCAGCGCACCGACCTTTCAGCGAAGCGGCACAAACCTGACGTCCAGCGCTCAGATCAATCAGGTCGTCAGTGGCCGGACCGTTGAACAGGTGACGCTGTACGTCGGAACGACCCAGTTTGTCGACGCGACCAACAACGCCGGAAGTGCCAGTTTGTCGGGGACGGCCGTGGCTGATCTGAGTAAGCCTCTATCGCTCACGCTGGCAACGCCAGCCGCAGTCAAGGGAACGGCCTACGTGCGGCTGGGGGTGAAAACAGCGGGTGTGGCCGAACTGCTCTACACGCCCGTTCAACAGGTAACGCTCTAG